Within the Candidatus Eremiobacteraceae bacterium genome, the region GCTCAGGCGGGATCAACATCGACAAGCACAGCGAACGCAAGATCGAAAATCTCTTCTTCCGCGGCGACTTCCGGCGCACGTCCATGGACGAGGTCGGCTACCTCTCATTCCCCGAGCGCGCTTTGGAGCGCTACAATGCGGGATTCTTGAGATCGCTTTCGATCGGCGCCATCCGCGAACGGCGTTTCAAGGTGATCGTCGATTATGCGTACGGCAACGCAGCGACGACGCTTCCGTACCTGCTCGGCAAGTTGAATATCGAAATGGTCGCGCTCAACGCATATCTCGACGACACGAAAGTGCGGCATTTCGCGGACGATCGCCAGCGCTACATGCATCAACTCTCGACGATCGTACCCACGCTCGAAGCGGATATCGGCATCATGGTCGAACCGGGCGCCGAAAACGTATCGATCGTCGACGACCGGGGCCGCATCGCCGAATTCGATCTGCTGCTCTCGCTCGTTGCCGAACTGGTCTTCCAGCACACGCCGGGCGCCCGCGTCGCGGTCCCCGTGACGGCTTCGTCGCGCCTGGACGCGATCGCTTCGGAGCATGGCGGCCAGATCATCCGCACCAAAGCCGACCGGCGTTCGATGATGCAGTTGTGCGCCGGCAGCGACGCGCCCGCCTTCGCGGGCGGCGCGCACGAAGGACTCATCTTTCCCGAATTCTCGCCCGCTTTCGACGCGCTCTACGCTTCGGCGAAGATCCTCGAGCTCGTCGCGCACAGCGGCCGCAAAGTATCGGAGCTTGTCGAGCGCGTGCCTGCGTTGCACATGGCGCGCCGTACGGTGTCATGTCCGTGGGAACGCAAAGGCGTGATCATGCGCGAGTTGATCTCGCAGCTGCGGCATCGCAAGCTCGACCTCTCCGACGGCGTCAAGATATTCGGCGATGCGGATTGGGTGCTCGTGCTGCCCGATCCGTCCGATCCATTGTTCACCGTTGTGGCCGAAGCCGGCGACGACGCGGCTGCCGCGGATCTGGCCGACGAATACGCACGCCGCATCGGCGAACTCGTCGGTAACTAATCTTCAAAAGGCGCGCGCATAGAGCTCCTCGAATATAGTCAATTCGCATGATGCGAAACGCCCATCCCGAAGGAGTACGCAAGTGAGCGATGCCATGAATGTCGGAGAAGCCGACTTCGCCGCCCAAGTCTTACAGTCTCAAACGCCGGTCCTCGTAGATTTCTGGGCGCCGTGGTGCGGACCGTGCCGCATGGTCGCTCCTATCGTCGACAAAATCGCCAAAGACATGAAGGGCCGGCTGAAAGTCGTCAAGCTCAACACCGACGAATCCCCGAGCATCGCAGGCAAGTACGAAGTATCGAGCATCCCAAGCCTCATCATATTCAAGGGCGGCGAACCGGTCGATCGCATCGTCGGTTACGTTCCGGAGCGCCAAGTCGTCTCCACCGTCGAGAAATACCTCAGCCCAGTCGCCTGATCCAATGCCGGACCGCACGCTCAAGGACGCGATTCCGGCAGTCCATCGGTTCACGACCGATCCCGATATCAGCGCGTTCCAGAGCCTGCTCGGCCGCGCGGGCGTGCGCGCTTGCATCCAGCAAATTCTCGACGGCGCGCGGTCGGACATCCGCGCCGGCGGTCCCGCGCCCGACGACGCCGCGCTGAGAGCGCGTATGCTTGCGCTCTTGGCCGCGCAGCGCGCCACCGGCCTCGTCTCCGTCATCAACGGCACAGGCGTCATCCTGCACACGAATCTCGGCCGCGCTCCGCTCGCCCGCGCTGCGCTCGACGCGATCGCCAAACTCGGCGCCGGCTACACGAATCTCGAATTCGACCTGGCGAGCGGCGAACGCGGCGACCGCTACGAACGCGTCGCGCACCTGCTGCACGATCTCACCGGCGCACAAGCATCGCTCGTCGTCAACAATTGTGCGGCGGCGGTGCTGCTGGTGCTGGATACGTTCGCGCGCGGCCGCGAAGTCGTGGTAAGCCGCGGCCAGCTCATCGAGATCGGCGGCGGATTCCGTCTGCCCGATGTTCTGCGCAAGAGCGGCGCGCTGCTCGTCGAGGTCGGCACGACCAACAAGACATATGCTGCCGACTTCCGCAACGCATGGGGCGCAAATACGGCCATGTTCATGCGCGCGCATCCGAGCAACTACCGGGTGGAAGGTTTTACGTCGGACGTCGACTCCAAAACACTTGCCGCGCTCGCAAAAGAGCTCGACGTCTTGGCATTCGAGGATCTCGGTTCCGGCGCGCTTGTGGATCTGTGCGAATTCGGCGCGCCCGGCGAACCGACGGTCGGCGGGGAGTTGGCGGCGGGGATGGATCTGGTCGCCATATCGGGCGATAAGCTGCTGGGGGGGCCGCAATGCGGCATCATCTGCGGGCGCGCGGATCTCATCGCGCAGATGCGTCGCAATCCGCTGCTGCGCGCGCTTCGCACCGACAAGGCCACGATCGCCGCGCTCTCCGCGACGCTCTCCCTCTATGCCGCGCCAGACGGATTGCGCGAGATCCCGCTGTATGCCATGCTCTCGCGCACCGCGGACGAATTGTTCGCGCGCGCGGCAGTGCTCTGCGAATCGCTTGCCGCGGCGTGCGCAACGCGCAGCGCCCGTTTCACCGCGGTCCGCACGACCGCGACCGCCGGCGGGGGCGCGCTTCCGCTCGTGGATCTGCCGTCGGCGGGGATCGCGGTCGAACCGCTCGACCGCACGCCGGACCGATTGGCGTCCGATTTGCGCGGATCCGAGCCGCCGGTGCTCGGACGCATCGAGCGCGACCGGTTCGTGATCGATCTGCGCACGGTGCGCGACGACGAGGACGCCCACCTCACTCGCGCATTCGCCGACGCGCTGCGCGCGCGGCGCTGACCGGCGGCCGCACGAAGGGCGCGCGCTTGGCGACGCAAGTGCACGGCGATCCATGCACACGATAGGCACCGCGGGCCACGTCGATCACGGCAAGAGCGCCCTCGTCATCGCTCTCACCGGTCACGATCCCGATCGTCTGATCGAAGAGCAACGCCGCGGCATGACGCTCGATCTCGGCTTTGCGCCGCTCCGCTTTGACGATGGCGTCGGCGCCGGAATCATCGACGTTCCCGGTCACGAGCGTTTCCTGCATAACATGCTCGCCGGAGCCGCAGGCATGGAGCTGCTGCTCTTGGTGATCGCCGCGACCGAGGGACCGCGCGCGCAAACCCTCGAGCACCTGCAAGTGCTCGGATTCCTCAACGTACGCAAGACGCTGATCGTGCTCACGAAGTCCGATCTCGTCGATGCGACGGCGCGCGAAGAGGTCCTCGCGCGGACGCGCGCGGCGTGTGCTGGCAGCGTCGCTGACGGAGCGCCGGCATATTTCGTCTCGAACGTGACGGGCGAAGGGATTGCGGAACTTCGCGCGGCGATCCACGCGGCGCTCGCCGCGTTGCCGCCGCGCGCGCCGGATGCTCCCGCGTATCTGCCTATAGACCGAGTCTTCTCGCTCGCCGGTCACGGCACGATCGTCACCGGCACGCTCATGCAGGGGACCATCTCCACCGGCGACGCGCTCAAGCTGCAGCCGTCCGGCATCGATGCGCGCGTGCGCGGACTGCACGTCTTCGGCAAGGCCGTGCCGAAAGTCCAGGGTGGATCGCGCGTCGCTGTCAACATCGCCGGCGTCGATGCAGCCGACCTGGCTCGTGGTGAGACGCTCACCGCGAGCCGCGAATTCACGCCGACGCGCGATATCGAATTGACGTTCACTCCGCTCGCATCCGCGCTGCCGCTTTTGCGAAGACGAACCCCAGTGCGCGCGCACATCGGCTCTGCCGAGATACCAGGATGGCTCGTGTTTGACGGCCGGCCACCCTCGGATATCCAGGGGGTTCGAGCTCGGTTGATCCTGCACACGCCGGTCGCGGTCTGCCGCGGAAGCCGGCTCGTGCTGCGCCGACTATCGCCGAAGGATCTGCTCGGCGGCGCGGTCGCCGAACCCGCGCTTTCGGCGAACGGCGCCCGGTTGGAATCTCAGGCCGCGCCGGCGCCGCTCGCCGCCGAGATTCTGAACCTGCTCGAAGGCGCAGATCTCACGCCGCACGCTGCGAGTGCGATCGCCGCGTCGCTCAACGTGCGTGCAAGCGACGCGGATGACGCTCTTCGCGCGCTCGTCGAGCGCGGGCAAGTGGTCGTACTAAAGCAGCCGTCGGAATATCTGTCGGCGAGCACTGCCGCGGCCGCTCTGGCGCGCGTGAACGCGTTCTTGCGGACCCGGCATGCGCACGTTCCATGGTCCGCGGGCGCGACGAGCGCCGAGATCGCAGACGATCTCGGATCGGCAGAACGACTGGTCGCGCGACTGCTCGCTCTCTGGCTCGCTGCGGGATCGCTTGCGCGCTCCGGAAAGTATTGGCATGCGCTCGATCATCAGCCATCGTTGACGCATGACCAGCGCAGCGCGATCGATGGGATGCTCCGTTCCGCGGATCCGAATCCACTCGTTCCAATCGCGTTCGACGCGTTTCGCGCCGCGACGGCGAAGTCGAAGGTCCCGGGACTGGCCGATGCGGTCGACGGTTTGTTCGCTCGCGACGACCTCGTCCGCATCGGCGACGACGTCTACCGCCGGTCGCAGCTAGAGGAAGCGCAGGCGATTCTCGTGCGGCTGCTGCGCTCGACAACCGGCGGGGCCACGCTTTCGCTCGTCCGTGATGCCTTCGGTACCTCACGGCGCTACGCGCTGCCGCTTCTGGAATATTTCGACGGACTCGGTATCACCATGCGCGACGGTGACCTGCGCCGTCTGCGCGGCCCCCAACCCACAGCCCAGACCTAAGAACCAATAAACTAGGCCGCACGGCCACCTTGACTTGGCGGGCGTTTTCCGGCATTGTATACCAAGTTAATAGACTTACTTGCCTTCCGGAGTTCTGATGAAAAACGTAGTGCGCATTTTGGCCCCGACGCTCGCGGCCGTGGCCCTCTTGGTATCCGCCGCTCAGACCAAAGCCGTCGCAGACGGCTCGGTGCAGCTCACGCTCGTCGCGTATTCCACGCCGCGCGAAGCATATCAAGACTTGATCAAAGCGTTTCAGGCGACGCCGGCCGGCCGCGATGTCACATTTGTGCAGTCGTACGGCGCGTCCGGCGAGCAGAGCCGTGCCGTCGCCGCCGGCCTTCCGGCGGATGTTGTCGCCTTCTCGCTCGAACCCGATATCAGCAAACTCGTGGCCGCCAACCTTGTCGCGCCGGACTGGAATGCGAACCGCACGCACGGCATGGTCACCGACTCCGTCGTCGTGTTCGTCGTCCGCAAAGGCAACCCGAAGAACATCCGCACATGGGCCGATCTCATCAAACCCGGCGTCGATGTGATCACGCCGAATCCGTTTACCTCCGGCGGCGCGCGCTGGAACATCATGGCGGCGTACGGCGCGATGCTCAAGCGCGGCGCGTCCCCGAACTACGCGATCTCCTACCTGAGCAAACTTTTCGACCACATCTCCGTGCAAGACAAGAGCGGGCGCGAGTCTCTGCAGACATTCGTCTCGGGCAAGGGCGACGCGATGCTCGCGTATGAAAACGAAGCGGTCCTCGCGCAGCGCAACGGCGCCGACGTGGACTACATCGTGCCCGATCAGACGATCTTGATCGAAAATCCGGTGGCGGTCGTCAAGACTTCGCAGCATCCGGACCAGGCTCGCGCGTTCGTTTCGTTCCTGCTCTCGCCGCAAGCACAGGCGATCTTCGCCGCGCACGGCTACCGCCCGGTCGAGCGGTCTGCGCAAGCGACCGCGCATTTCCCGCAGCCGCGCACACTGTTCGATATCGGGTTCTTAGGCGGTTGGGATGCAGTGCAGAGGCGCTTCTTCGACCCGCAGAACGGCCTCGTCGCGCAGATCGAGAGTTCGCTGGGTATCTCTGGTGGCCATTAGCGCCGTCTCGCCTGCCGTTCCGGCGAACGTGCGGCCGCGACTCCGAGCCGCGGGTCGGGAATCGCTTCTGCCGGCGGGCATCGTCACGACGTTCCTCAGCCTCGTCGTGCTGTTGCCGCTCGCCGCGATCGTGGCGCACGCATCTCCCGGCAAATCATT harbors:
- the trxA gene encoding thioredoxin codes for the protein MVNSHDAKRPSRRSTQVSDAMNVGEADFAAQVLQSQTPVLVDFWAPWCGPCRMVAPIVDKIAKDMKGRLKVVKLNTDESPSIAGKYEVSSIPSLIIFKGGEPVDRIVGYVPERQVVSTVEKYLSPVA
- the selA gene encoding L-seryl-tRNA(Sec) selenium transferase — protein: MPDRTLKDAIPAVHRFTTDPDISAFQSLLGRAGVRACIQQILDGARSDIRAGGPAPDDAALRARMLALLAAQRATGLVSVINGTGVILHTNLGRAPLARAALDAIAKLGAGYTNLEFDLASGERGDRYERVAHLLHDLTGAQASLVVNNCAAAVLLVLDTFARGREVVVSRGQLIEIGGGFRLPDVLRKSGALLVEVGTTNKTYAADFRNAWGANTAMFMRAHPSNYRVEGFTSDVDSKTLAALAKELDVLAFEDLGSGALVDLCEFGAPGEPTVGGELAAGMDLVAISGDKLLGGPQCGIICGRADLIAQMRRNPLLRALRTDKATIAALSATLSLYAAPDGLREIPLYAMLSRTADELFARAAVLCESLAAACATRSARFTAVRTTATAGGGALPLVDLPSAGIAVEPLDRTPDRLASDLRGSEPPVLGRIERDRFVIDLRTVRDDEDAHLTRAFADALRARR
- the selB gene encoding selenocysteine-specific translation elongation factor — its product is MHTIGTAGHVDHGKSALVIALTGHDPDRLIEEQRRGMTLDLGFAPLRFDDGVGAGIIDVPGHERFLHNMLAGAAGMELLLLVIAATEGPRAQTLEHLQVLGFLNVRKTLIVLTKSDLVDATAREEVLARTRAACAGSVADGAPAYFVSNVTGEGIAELRAAIHAALAALPPRAPDAPAYLPIDRVFSLAGHGTIVTGTLMQGTISTGDALKLQPSGIDARVRGLHVFGKAVPKVQGGSRVAVNIAGVDAADLARGETLTASREFTPTRDIELTFTPLASALPLLRRRTPVRAHIGSAEIPGWLVFDGRPPSDIQGVRARLILHTPVAVCRGSRLVLRRLSPKDLLGGAVAEPALSANGARLESQAAPAPLAAEILNLLEGADLTPHAASAIAASLNVRASDADDALRALVERGQVVVLKQPSEYLSASTAAAALARVNAFLRTRHAHVPWSAGATSAEIADDLGSAERLVARLLALWLAAGSLARSGKYWHALDHQPSLTHDQRSAIDGMLRSADPNPLVPIAFDAFRAATAKSKVPGLADAVDGLFARDDLVRIGDDVYRRSQLEEAQAILVRLLRSTTGGATLSLVRDAFGTSRRYALPLLEYFDGLGITMRDGDLRRLRGPQPTAQT
- a CDS encoding sulfate ABC transporter substrate-binding protein translates to MKNVVRILAPTLAAVALLVSAAQTKAVADGSVQLTLVAYSTPREAYQDLIKAFQATPAGRDVTFVQSYGASGEQSRAVAAGLPADVVAFSLEPDISKLVAANLVAPDWNANRTHGMVTDSVVVFVVRKGNPKNIRTWADLIKPGVDVITPNPFTSGGARWNIMAAYGAMLKRGASPNYAISYLSKLFDHISVQDKSGRESLQTFVSGKGDAMLAYENEAVLAQRNGADVDYIVPDQTILIENPVAVVKTSQHPDQARAFVSFLLSPQAQAIFAAHGYRPVERSAQATAHFPQPRTLFDIGFLGGWDAVQRRFFDPQNGLVAQIESSLGISGGH